A portion of the Cryptomeria japonica chromosome 5, Sugi_1.0, whole genome shotgun sequence genome contains these proteins:
- the LOC131054129 gene encoding uncharacterized protein LOC131054129, translating to MASTKSRSSAPVLPLTCLTLHRSQSPNRHFYSSSSPSFNLHTSLSPKRCRSSPVKFDLARSASPKRNLHARSPVRVVSPKAGQRRPVPSAPARKMCLCSPSNHTGAFRCNLHRNCPSSASPNSQLHMRRSAMKNSLVRIGSVEGGQWMKKALSALIRPSSHQIRRRTSFRPQPSRLRHVTRAEDVAFS from the coding sequence ATGGCTTCTACAAAGTCTAGATCCAGCGCCCCTGTTCTGCCTCTCACCTGCTTAACCCTTCACCGCTCCCAATCCCCCAACCGCCATTTCTACTCTTCCTCCTCTCCTTCTTTCAATTTGCATACTTCTTTGTCCCCTAAACGTTGCCGTTCTTCACCTGTGAAATTCGATTTGGCGAGATCCGCTTCGCCAAAGAGAAATCTTCACGCCCGTTCCCCTGTCCGTGTGGTTTCGCCCAAAGCCGGGCAGAGAAGGCCTGTTCCGTCCGCTCCAGCGAGGAAGATGTGCCTGTGTTCGCCTAGCAATCATACAGGTGCGTTTCGTTGCAATCTTCATAGAAATTGTCCTTCCTCCGCCTCTCCAAATTCTCAGCTACACATGCGAAGATCGGCCATGAAGAACTCGCTGGTAAGAATCGGCAGTGTGGAAGGAGGACAATGGATGAAGAAAGCACTCTCTGCGCTCATCCGCCCTTCCTCACACCAAATCCGAAGGAGAACGTCTTTCCGCCCGCAACCTAGCAGGCTCCGCCATGTGACCAGAGCGGAAGACGTGGCTTTCTCTTAA